In Plectropomus leopardus isolate mb chromosome 17, YSFRI_Pleo_2.0, whole genome shotgun sequence, the DNA window GGTTTGAAATTACACTTTAAAGTtacaatatgcatttattttggctGCTGGGGGGTCTgttaatcaaaacaaaaactaaagagTAAAACCATCACTTTCTCCTGGTTAGGattcttttaaagtttattgtgcaggaggtttttaccaggagccgaattattcACGTGTCTCCCTCTCCAAAACGGACAACCCAGCGATGGAAAGTGGGTAAAACACAAAGCAGTTTCCTGTTAAAAATCTGCGTTTGTCCCGTGCTGATTGGCTTGTCGCAGATGTTTTTTCTCCGACGTTCAGATCCGAATGCTCAGGAGGTTTATAATggaagctgaattatctgcagaggtctcttcctctccaaaacaaacagatctggTGCTATAAACAGGTAGAAACTCTGACTATAGTAGTTTTGCatcaaaaatctgtgtttcttgGATGTTTGTCCTGCGCGCTTTGCTCAACATGTTTCTCTAATAACTCAAAATCCAGACACTGGATGACTCAAAATCATTCATTTGgttaaattttacaaaaacagctaaaatctaaaaatgtgtaTAGTAAGTACATGGattaaaactggataaaaaatcaatttctgacagctttttactgaaaacacacagtggaAATGACCGGCGGTGGCCAAATGACGCTTCATGTCCGTGACTGAACTCACTTTGGGTTTGAACATAGTTGGAAATGTTTGGGATAactttggaaaacaaaatattatagtaataaaatgttttaagatttttcaatgcagaaaagttacattttctAAGTAAAACATGATAAggcctaattaaaaaaaatgcacacaaatccAAGCTGGGTCTCCttgtgtgtgagaaaaatgttctttgaatatttatttttgttgatgttatttGTAATTATCTTCTCTTTATTCAGTGCAGGTTTTTACTAAATGTGCAACCGTTTTTAAATTGTACAAACTGACTTCATATATCTGCACTGTGACGGAGAATGTGTGCATTTTACAAACCCTCTGCATTTCAGTTTTCAGGGAATCAAAAGAAGCTGTTTTTCCtccatttcaaatgtttccttgtttttttccccacatttctATCATtgtaattgtgtaaaataaatatgtgcgCACTTAACTTTTTCTTTCGCACACCAAGTTGTTAGCTGAtcgtttcttttaaaatgtcacagtttttgtgggttttttcttttcctgtccaGCAGCGAAACCCGATGTCGTGCTCTCGCATGTCTTACATGAGTTTCTTAAGAAATTTAACACCTTTTGTTTCAACtcacctctgctgctgtttatcGTCTCAGTATGACCTCAAATAGCCCCAAAGATGCAAAATCAGCTAAGGCACAGGTgagaacattgtttttttcagttttttctctctgctgcattTTAGAAATGTGTTGCTGATGGTTTTGATTTCCTCTGAACGTGCTGTGTTGTAGGTGAGGGCAGTAGAAAGCCCTCGGGTGCCGTCCCTGCTGCCTCCTCACTATGTTGATCCTGGATCAGCTGTTTCACACCCTCACAGCTATCACAGCCTGGGACACTGTCTCCGCTCCAACATATTTCCAGGTCTGTGTATTAATAGTGTGTTTTAATTCTTCTAAAGGCTACTTTAAATATACAAATCACCATGTtatttgtgtgagtttgtgtacAGTAAGTCTACAGTTACCCAGAGTGCCGTTAGTAATCAATACACTGCTGTCAAGAAGCTGTTAACATCGCATTAACTTTATTGTACAGGCAGTGGTCACACGGATAACAGTGATAGTAAATCAAGGGAAGCTACTCGAAATATAATCGGACTCATCCTGCTGAATTATTCAGCTGTGAATGCTGACATGTACGCTGCGTGACACACTTACCTGAGCCCCGTTTTCAAATCCACTCAGTCTCAGGAACATTTCCTGCATGCGGCCATGTGTGAATGGGAGCTGGATCGATATTTAGGGAAATCTGTAACGTCAGTTTTCCAACTCAAGACCTCATTTTCAGGGAAAATGCTGGTACTGCTTTGTTGTAGCTGAAAGCAGCAACATAACATGGACAAACACATAAAGGGTtaattttgaaagaagaaataattcAGTACGCTGAGATGTTTTGTTGCCATTGACTTAAAATACTTGATGTGACCTGTGAAAACTGACTTTAAATTTTGCTGCAGGTACACTGTTATTTAACATTTCCTCTTACTTCATTTATGTGATGCTGTTCagcaaaaaatgagttaaatggtctcatttttcacagttttgtgcTAACTTCTCTCTATGATTGCACAGAAGTTTTTGAGAATATGACTCTGCTTCAAACCTGATTTATTAGCTCAGTTAATATATTCACACTGAATTTATGGTTTTAGTTTCCAGTTTCAGCTCTCTTCGGTATGCATATCCTCCCCATCTCTACACTCATCCAATTATGCTCAGTTTTGGctccaaacaaataaaaataaaatttaaaaaagatggcGATGGCCAacatgccaaactcaaggcttcaaagcgactgtccacaaaccaatgggtttGGGTCACAGTGGCTACATTGACGTCcttaaaacacttttcttcttttgtacatatgcaataaattagaaaaactcaCATAAGACTATAGATAAAGATTATCTTGTGtgcacaagattaaaaaaatatcacttttcgGGAATTAAGGggtaagaaaacattttaaagtcaaaatatgaaaaaagagaatattttaaagaaaaaagtagtaatattatgagaataaacttgtgatattacaataataaagtCAGCCTCCTTGGCAAATGTGGACAATGGTTGGGAGGCCGCCTGTGCTCTcacctgttttatagtttgctggcaatatgttAATTTCCATAATATATTATCCCCTTTCTTGtgtaattacaactttattctcataaaattctgacttttttttgttaaaattacagctttattctagcaatattacaactttatactcataaaattacaaaaaaatttctcgtaaaattacgactttattcttgtaatattatgacttttttcgtataatattacagctttattctcgtaatattcCCACTTTATTCTCagaaaattatgactttttttctcgttcaCAATgttacaactttattttcaaagtctcaaaaaaaatcttcctcaGTGTGATTCTACAACTCAGTTGTACCATTGATTCACCTGCATGgctgtaaattatttaaatattttttccctttatttttacACTCTCTAATGTACCATCTGTAATTTAACCCTCTTGTCTCCAGGTGCTCCCTCAACATGGCGATCCGTCTCCAGGGACTCTTACATCCGCCACCCTCTGACTGCCTGGCCCACAGACCCCCGTCTCTGGTACGGCCACAAGACAGACGACATGGGTACGTGCTCTATTTCCTCccgtctttctgtctctctcgaTTCCTGTTTCATCGTTCTCGTCTGTTTGTTCTGATGTGCTTTTCTTCTAAATATATCTTTCTCTGTTGATAATTCGTCTGCAGTCCAGTGGACGGAGAGAAACATCATGAACCAGAAGCTCAACAAGATACTGAGTGAAATGAAGACCCCAAAATAAGGTCCTGCCTCTCGCCCAGAGACGCCGACACACACTTCATTTGCAGCCCTGCATGTTGATATCTTGTCGCTTAACAATAAACAAACGCGGAGGGTTTTTGGTAGTTATAAGACACCACAACGAAGACTATTTGTAAGACAAGATATCTGTGAGAACCTTTTGGTTTAGGTTAAATCAAGCTGTAATCGTTTGGGTGCTACCGCGTGGCAGCAacaatattgtgtgtgtttcattataaaaacacactttaaaatgtttaaagaaaaattgtcAGTAATATGATTCTTAAATGCGACATTTTGCACAGTGAGTACTTTTAATGTGGGGACTTTGAGTATATTTCACtaatagttgaaaaaaaaaacttttagtttgattttgaatgcaggactttcctTTATGACAAAATAATTCAACACTACTTTTGCTCtgttaaaatatagaaatacttTTTCCACTACTGTATTGAACAGAGGAGCTGTAAACCGCTGCAGCTGAAGGGTTACTCATCTCTCTGTGTGATGTGTAAACGCAGCAGAATGGAGGTGGTTTCACAAAACCACTGAAACTGACTTTTTGTCACAACCTGCTACTTCTACTACCTATATGATGATTATCTGTTGAAGTTATCTGACCCGTTCTTTCCTACACGGAGAAAGGAAGCAGACTGTTTGAAGTTGAACACAGCgtgtcaaaaacacacaataaactgacaaaatcagTTAACACTGATCTGGACTGATTGTTAAACTCATCTTCTAGGACACTAGGTGCAGTAAGGAGCGTTGTAGATGACATGTCTTTTCTAACCTccatttaggaaaaaaaataaatgctatgcacagttaacattttaatgaacttgttttaacaaaaaaaaaaaaattaaaggtccagtgtgataGATTTGGGGAGATAGATTATCAGCAATGggatataataaatatattttctttagtgtataatcacctgaaaataagaagagTTGTCTTTTCATAACCTTAAGATGAGTCAGTTATATCTATGTAGtgagcaggtcctcgtctacggggatcaccatgttgcaccatcATGTTTCTCcagtagcccagagcagacaaTGTGAAATTATTATGCATAACTGCTTTTAGTgcttttaccagtttaaatcagtAGATTCgtagagaaagagacctctacgaataattcagctcccagtaaaaacctcccgATTACATCCCAGTTTAAACCTCCTTAACACTGTACACTGAGGGAATTTTAATGagcagaagtttcagctggttaaaATCTGCAATCCTTGTTGCCAGATGCTATTAAATCGGcctaaatctttaaaaagtgatCATAATTTTTGTGAACTTCATTACTCAGTtgttaaaatgacatgaaatttgGTAAAGAGCTTGTTATGACTTATTTAGGATTCAAAACTTGACTTGGGTGCAAAAACTTGAGACTTGCAGAACAATTATGTGGTCCAAACTTTGGCATTTAGCGCGAATTACCACTGTGCAAAGACTATATATATACTCTAAATGTGCAACCACAACTTCTCCGAACCATTTGCATGACTGTACTTACAGGATGTTGAGCTAAATAAACTCTGGCCACTATTTTAAGGAATTGTGCTTAATTAAAGACGagtacacaaaaataaataaagacagctgttttttaaatcagcagtgTATTAACAGAGGTGCACGGTATTAACTGTGTACCTCTGTAAAGCTTAGGAgttgcatcatgtttttttatttgtttttagtgaCAGGTTTTTCAGTTTGAGTGTGCCATCTCTGGTTGTTTTTCTCACCTCCTCTCCAGTCCCTCCCCCTGCCCCCCTCCTCTTTGTGGTcgactgttttgttgttgtcttctGAGCACAAACATCACTATGGACTTCTCAGCAGTTTCCCGCCTCAGACACAGCGGACTTTGACCTTTCGGTGAGAGCTGTAAGCTCTTTTCCTCTGCACGCGTCACCCCTCCCCTGCCCGTGTCTCTCCTGCTACcgctgctggctgctgctgacACCTAAGTAAGTGCAGGAACCAGTCTGAGGGGTtgtgggtgggggtgggggtggggggttgcaTTAGATCACTGTTTGGCATATCGTAGACCTGAAACCAATTGAGACACCAAAAAGAGGCACTGGCTGACTGCTGAGTTCAAACATGTGTTGCAGCAGTTGTTATTTGAATGCATGAATGCTTTGTGGTTTGTAGGTCTTCGTGCAGCGAGGATGAGTGTTTCACAATGGCCCTTCATTGAACTTTAAGATCAAGATGAACACTTATACATCATTGATCTCTGTGTGCTCTGCTGTACtcacattttggcatttaaGGTTTGAATGTAATGGAAAACTACACTGGTGCACCTCCTCTTGGTTCTGTTTTCAGCGTTTACAGAATCTATCTTGTGGCGGGAGACTTTgaccaatcacaggtcatttcagagggACGGTGTCACTATTGGCTCGTCTACAGATGCAGATGCACATGCATGACTCCTCAATAAAAACCTGACTCAGTCATAGAGAATCCTGCTAATCTAGTATTGCCACAACTACCTACATTGCAAAGCAACCCCAAAAAGGAAGAGTGATTTATCAAAGAGAGTTTGAcgattaacaaaacaaaacacgttTTGTGTTATAAATATCAGTGAAGTATTTTAGAGATTGAGAGTAAATGTTGCTAATaatttgtcacacacacagctgcacttaAAGTCTCGACTCACAGTGTGTCCTCTACTTCACTCCCTGCCTCTACAGCTGGGAGGACAGTGAGAAGCAGCTCTGGGATGGACCCTGAACTCCAGCTTCGGTGGGCTGCAGAGCCCCAACgcctctgttgctgctgtttcacAGGTTAGATTTGGGCTTCCACTGGCCACCAGCCTGCTGTGACCATAGACGGCACACCCTCACTTAACCCTGCTgtgcttaagtgaagctaaaatatcccagatacagCCGCAGCCATCTTGCTCTGATGATGTTACTCTGAGCCCGATTGTGCTCAGTAGCTGTCTGTGGGACGGTcttaggacagagaggagagagatgcaGGAGGAGggtatattttcatttattgctTTAAGCTAtcagttatctttttttttagtattgcAAGAAAAGGgtcaaatgaaatattttttttaaataaataaaaaacttaaagacCTTCTTCTGTCCTGTGTTTagttagaagaaaaaaaatacatataccaACCTCCCCTCTAATAATTTTTATTCATCCCCTTATGTATTTGTCCTGTCTCAAGGCCAGGTGTCTTACATATGAATGAGATTAGCAGATAGCAATGGATGAACAGACTAGCAATCGATGGAAAAAACCTCTTCTGGCTACAGAAATGAAATGCTCAGTGACCTTTGAGCCAAGAGCGAACTGCTGCTTTAACTCTCAACCTCCTTTCCTCTTTCCCTCTACTGAAGCACTTAAGTTGTACACTTCTGTGTCTGCAGTGGTTGCGGCTGTTTTAACCCCGTAAAACCTTTTTTGCATGTATCTGAAGTAACCTCTTGCTTCTAAATCTGGTGTCTTTGGCCACTTAAATGCTCTGAATCTTCAGTTTTTAAGTTTCATTGACGTAAACCACTTCATAGGGACAAATGTGCGAGTTTCCCCTTCATACAACCCACTTTACGTTGTGATTGAAACAGGATGTGGtgttctttgtatttcttgttttcGGTGCAATTATTATCTTAACAGGGTCCAGgtagagctgctgctggtgagcaggaggaggtgctCTGCTCGACAGGCTGCCTttaccccctcctccccccttcaCCACCGACGCCGCCACCCATCCTCTCACACCATCACGCAGCTCAGTGAGGCTTCCTGTCAGCCCCTGTCACAGGCTGTGGTTTCAAATGGAAAATGTCACTGGGCACTTTAAAGACGAGCGAGGGGCGAGAGTGAGGAGCCTGAGGGATgagtgacagaaagaaagaaagagagagagagagagaggttgatTGCACAAGAGTGAGATAGTGATGAACGAGtagaaagagaggaggacagtaaaagacagagggacagatatCTATTAAAGTCTTGAGTCCAGCAGAGGAGACGACTATGTGTTTCCTCTCCGGGACCCCCTGCTACCTTCACTGACCACGGCTCATCAGGTACtgtaaaactttacattttttactaatcctgttaaaaataatacaacaataatTTGGAAGTTGAAGCACATTGAGTCTACTTGtaaattttacagtgtaatttcTGTCTCTTgctatttaatttgtatttagaCAATACAATGTTCCCAGTTTGTTTCCCCCCCTTATGCGGTGTTGTACTGTCAGTTATGGTGACACATCTACACTTTCCATAAGGTACATTTAGTCTGCTCTGTTCAGgctttgactgaaaaaaaaaacccagccgATGACTCAGACGGGCGTTAAATGTGCAGCATTAACAAAAAATTGCTCATCTTTATGTCATACAATCACAATCTATGcaataatatttttacagaagactttaaaatgtcagtacTAATgtatttgtcagttttttatCAGCAGAAATGCAAAAGTGTAAAACATAAAGTCCCTAAACTAAGTATGAAACTTAATATTTATCAGTATAAGGAGCAGTTACTGTAACAgactgtttatatatatatatcgtatATGTATCTGTAGTTCAGCAGTGCAGCTGCCAGTGTTCTCGGTCAAGTTTCACTTATAACTGCAGATTACCGCCCTCTCAGGATGAGTATTTTCACGCAGCCTGGatcttgtgttgttttctcaCTCTCAGAGCTATAAAGCACTTTGCTGATGATGATTGGCTGATGTAGTTTCAGAAAGGagtttcacttaaaaaaacattttcatatagAGGTTGTTTGGTTAACCGTTCTCGATCCACCCATTTAGCATGTGGTCAAAATAACCAACGCTTTGTctaagaggagaaaaaaatgtaacctaAGTGATATGATGGGGTTTGACTTGTATTCGACACTTTTTAAAGGATAAAATCGGTATTTTTCCAACCTGTGCCCTATTTTTCctgggtttttttcatctaagttactatttcaacaaattaaaaattggTCCGCCGTCAGCGGCGATACAGGCTGCACATCAACTGAGGGCGTGTTAGCACCTTCAAGTTACCTccaaaaagcttgttttttgtcACCGACAGCTCAGATTGATATTCTGAGTGTCTCACCATTTCTGGCATGAATCCTATAGAGAAAGACCTTTTTAATAAAGGTTTAAAGCATTgttgtttaaccaaaaacagcccCGACATCACtatcgccaaacccaccagactccatttacatAAACAGTAATTTGAGCATGTATACaacactttttcacattttcacaaattactgtttatttaaatggagtgtGGTGGATTTTTTTGATAGTGATTTGTGGGTTGTTTctagcaaattaaaaaaaaaatcttaatcttaaaaaaaaggtctgtctctgttaGGATCCTTGTTGTTGTCACACACTTGACAACAATCTGAGCCCGTCAAAggcaaaaataagcacttttagaGGACGTAAATTGCcggtggttacactgcagcacTCTCACTCAAAACTGGACcgatttcaaaaaatgttgttcacATCAGTCACTtagtcaaaaaaaattaaaatagagtccaggttgaaaaatagcACACTTAGCCTTTAATTTAAACTCTCACATgtgaacatttttctgttgaataaTATATTACAGTTGATTCAGATTTTCATTCTTAACCCTTTCCTCTCTGTTCAGTCATATTGCGGTCATGACCAAGGAGGTCCTGGTGTCCTTATACGTCCTGGTGGTTCTGTTCTCAGTGCATGCGGCCCGCTCTCACAAAGGCTCACAAGGTATAACTCAGTATGGCATTAACCAAAACAGCATATGTTACTGTCCTTTAGGCAGAAGAGATAGAAAATATTAgcacagagttttttttagcttattttgtCTTCCTGTAAAATTAGTTACATCACTGGCATTCTCAGAAAAATTTCACTTCTTTAATATGCTTGTTTCTATTCTGTTCTATATGGGAACAGAAACTAGTAGTTTCTgtcaattttttattaaataaatgaaataatctgAGTGCTGGTGCCCTACTTGCTTTTTGATTCTTGCCACAACTGTGCACCTCTATACATAGTTacgttaatattattattaattcttcttatttttttttaaacatttgagaGTTTAAAAGGGAGTTTTCCTACTTACCCTTTAGCCTTGCAATTGCAACTCAAGTATGCATCACTGGTTTATCTGCATGTTTTATGAGTCCAAGGACACAGATAAAGAGACACTGTCTTtatctctgtctttttgttgtgtCTCTCTGTTAATCAAGGTCTCTCCTGCGTCAACGACTTTGTCAACAATGTCAGCTGTGCGTGGGGCGGCGCTCCAGTGGCGCCTGGTGTGGACTGCTGGATCGTTGGTGTCAAGACGACCTGGATCTTCAAGAACTACATGAGATATCCCGGAACAGTCATGTAAGACGTTACAGATATTATACTCATATTTTTTGCTTGTTCCCATATTTTGGGCTTTGGAGATGAAAACAGTCTAACTCTGTCAGCAGTTAGTGGTgatttctgtcctttttttaattagtggAAGCTgcaagctgaaaaaacacagaaactccCCTCCAGGCTGcagttttgtctttaaaaatgaagtAAGTCACCAGTGTATCAGTCATAAAACCATATAATTGTCTCATGGATTTTTCTATCTACcattttaaatcattgtttgatttttctttattttaagatcatccatcacaaaaaaatgttgcactgaaataaagaataaatccATAGCAGTAATCAAAAATGTAGCTCCTAATGATCCATACAGAgtctgtttttggctgtttaattGATTATATTATGGATCCCTCCAGGAATTTACCCCTTTTAAAGACTTACCGTACATCAGCATGGAGTGCAACGGCACGCTGGTGGAGAACCTCACAAAGTATACACCGTACGATCACAGTGAGTGGCTTTTGCTTCCTCAGGAGGTGTCACCTTTTTAGTTGCACCTGAAAAGTTATTCAAAGATCTGGTCATAAAAGACATTTGACATAATATTTTATCCATGATAAAAACTGCACCAGGGTAACATGTTAAGGAGACCATCTGAACTcattatgacagaaaaaatgcagcttatgttaatttttgtattggtcgatttaaaaaaaaaagtgttacacAGAAATAATTAGGAATTAATTGCACACTTTATTTTCCacgtctgtgtctgtgtctgcataCAGTCAAAATGCATCCTCCAGGTGTTCCCAATGTCAGCTGCACTGCCAACGAGACGAGGATATCATGGAGTCCGGGCAGTCCTCGCTCTCGCTTCATCACATCTTTAAACTTCCAAGTTCAGATCACACAGAATAACAAGACATGGAACGTGAGTGACTGTGCACAGGCATGCATGAGTCGATATGTTGTTTACATACTCAGCTCATATTTACTCCACTCTTTTTCACGCTATATGAACTTAATGGTAAATCATAAGCACAAAATAACAAGACTTGAGCCTCTTTAgcaattcacaaaaaaaaaaaaacactaccaCCCACCAGCGTTTGGCTCTTTAATGGGAAAAGTCAGTTGCGCACGTCACTGGGGCACAAGATTGCGCAGTAGTCACCGGCGGTGATGGAAATAAGACACTCAGATGAAAGTGCaagttttcacacattttctggTGGGATATAATGACGCACTGCAAGAAAATGTCATCCCATTTCCATCTAAGCAGCGTTCAAATTCGCTCCATATGAGTCAGCATCAAGTTTTAAAGCAGACTGAAAAAGTATCATATAAAAAGATGTAACTGCTGTGACGTTTTCACTGGCATTCATACTGCTTTATACTGTAAAcactgttttataaaaaatgcttacttgtctgctgcagagccgcgTACACAGATTTGGACTGCTGGCAATGGGAAGTCTGTAGCCTATTTTTAGTGAGTTTTCCCacgttaaaataaataaacccgCTTTTTTAGTGGAGTGTAACTGCCTGtcctcattctgaagtcatcaaacaCCATCGCTTTCGCAGTACTTTCAGTATAACATCCCAACAccaaaaagccaccttctgaTACACCACTAGACgtcgtcagctgagaacgcggCCGGACAGCGTCTTCAGCGGCAGCATGACACGCACACGTTTGACGTCAGTTAAGAAAGCAGGTGTAGGGAACCTGACGCATCTGCACGAtacatcaggttgaaacactgctggtaacaacatagTATCAGGAGCACGAGGGTCCTTAAAGGGCAGGTGGAAAGagcagtggatggatccaacaaacccaggaTTTTCATACAGAAGTCTGGTGTTCACTCCCCATCtgaatgtgctgtttttattctacaccttaccatgagCTCGCTGTGCCTAAACTTAATCATTAGTGCCCTTGTTGTCTAATCTtgaccatccgtgccagcatgtgcgtttggtGACGTCcctgcattggttgccatgtgcttttgttgtctaaatatAACCACGTGTAGCGTCATCCCACCGTGTGCTTGTGTTAACATCTCTATTGCGACATCCCGAAATGTAAATAGCAGACGCAGAAAGATACTCAGGGTGTAATGTGTAGGCagagaagtccactgcaaagcagcaatatgtgacgacttgggatgagaacgtgttgggtAGAGGTCTTGGTTTACcgtcttagtttagcatgtcaaCATGCTGCTaaaagagggtttttttcctttttttccactttagaATCCACTAAATTTTATGGTGACAATTCAATTGCATAAATTTTGGAAGTGATTTTCTAAACCATTCAAACGCTGTCTGTGCCGCTGGATATGCTTTTTTGTCGCTATCTCGTGCAAAATTGAATTTTTTCATCGCTAGGCTG includes these proteins:
- the LOC121957048 gene encoding testis-expressed protein 33, producing MTSNSPKDAKSAKAQVRAVESPRVPSLLPPHYVDPGSAVSHPHSYHSLGHCLRSNIFPGAPSTWRSVSRDSYIRHPLTAWPTDPRLWYGHKTDDMVQWTERNIMNQKLNKILSEMKTPK